A part of Quatrionicoccus australiensis genomic DNA contains:
- a CDS encoding rhodanese-like domain-containing protein, translating into MIKKLLAAAAILAVSTGVMAQEKELLRIIGEDKQFVVQTRNGPFVITRTMTPCAKNKGWLQPLIPVPGVHPVTEIEMLHAMNDKDALIVDMREPDDRIKGTIPNSYHIPYTLVSGRMDELGCSKAGGKWDCSKAKKVYAFCNGPVCPQSPTAINAMVRDGFPVDKIYYYRGGMLDWDALGFPIVKDEF; encoded by the coding sequence ATGATCAAGAAACTACTCGCCGCCGCGGCGATTCTCGCCGTCTCGACCGGCGTCATGGCACAGGAAAAGGAGCTGCTGCGCATCATCGGCGAAGACAAGCAGTTCGTCGTGCAAACCAGGAACGGCCCCTTCGTCATCACCCGCACGATGACGCCCTGCGCCAAGAACAAGGGCTGGCTGCAGCCGCTGATTCCGGTGCCCGGCGTGCATCCGGTCACCGAAATCGAAATGTTGCATGCCATGAACGACAAGGATGCACTGATCGTCGACATGCGCGAGCCGGACGACCGCATCAAGGGCACCATCCCCAACTCCTACCACATTCCCTACACCCTGGTTTCCGGCCGCATGGACGAACTCGGCTGCAGCAAGGCCGGCGGCAAGTGGGACTGCAGCAAGGCCAAGAAGGTCTACGCCTTCTGCAACGGCCCGGTCTGCCCGCAAAGCCCGACCGCAATCAACGCCATGGTGCGTGACGGCTTCCCGGTCGACAAGATTTACTACTACCGCGGCGGCATGCTGGACTGGGATGCGCTCGGTTTCCCCATCGTCAAGGACGAATTCTGA
- a CDS encoding carbonic anhydrase, translating into MQKIIDGFLNFQQNVFPEHSELFQRLATAQSPSALFVTCSDSRVVPELLTQQDPGDLFVIRNAGNIVPSYGPEPGGVSASVEYAVAVLKVSDIVICGHSDCGAMGAIATGQCLTHLPAVAHWLRYADSARVVINARQHATPQARMDALVRENVIAQLANIRTHPAVALALEQGRLNLHGWVYDIASGSIDALDGNSRRFVPLAANPQTCALETKGKSAPWAP; encoded by the coding sequence ATGCAAAAAATCATCGACGGCTTTCTGAACTTCCAGCAGAACGTCTTTCCCGAACACAGCGAACTCTTCCAGCGCCTGGCCACAGCGCAGAGTCCAAGTGCCCTGTTCGTCACCTGCTCGGACAGCCGGGTCGTGCCCGAACTGCTCACCCAGCAGGACCCGGGCGATCTTTTCGTGATCCGCAACGCCGGCAACATCGTGCCCAGCTACGGGCCGGAACCGGGCGGCGTCTCCGCCTCGGTCGAATACGCGGTGGCCGTGCTCAAGGTCAGCGACATCGTCATCTGCGGCCACTCCGATTGCGGCGCGATGGGCGCCATCGCCACTGGCCAGTGCCTGACTCACCTGCCGGCCGTGGCGCACTGGCTGCGCTACGCCGATTCGGCCAGGGTCGTGATCAACGCCCGCCAGCACGCGACGCCGCAGGCGCGCATGGATGCACTGGTGCGCGAAAACGTCATCGCCCAGCTCGCCAACATCCGCACCCACCCGGCCGTCGCGCTGGCGCTCGAGCAAGGCCGGCTCAACCTGCACGGCTGGGTGTACGACATCGCCAGCGGCTCGATCGACGCCCTCGACGGCAACAGCCGCCGTTTCGTCCCGCTCGCCGCCAATCCGCAGACCTGCGCCCTGGAAACCAAGGGCAAAAGCGCCCCCTGGGCGCCCTGA
- a CDS encoding cytochrome b → MNTKRYTWPAMLLHWLMAGLIVWLLWLGLSMTELPKGAERSAAYSLHKSLGLLAWLLVVVRLAWRRTHRPPAALGNGWEEQLATAVHHGLYLFMFVAPLAGYLASSFTPYAIKFFGIELAKAGWPDEGLNGAFKLLHFAVVWGGGGLIALHVAGALKHAWLRDGTLQRMLPGRLFKN, encoded by the coding sequence ATGAATACCAAGCGTTATACCTGGCCGGCGATGCTGCTCCACTGGCTGATGGCCGGGCTCATCGTCTGGCTGCTCTGGCTCGGTCTGAGCATGACCGAACTGCCCAAGGGGGCGGAGCGCAGCGCGGCCTACAGCCTGCACAAGTCGCTCGGCCTGCTCGCCTGGCTGCTGGTCGTCGTGCGCCTTGCCTGGCGGCGTACGCACCGGCCGCCGGCCGCGCTCGGCAATGGCTGGGAGGAGCAGCTGGCGACGGCGGTACACCACGGGCTCTACCTGTTCATGTTCGTCGCGCCGCTGGCCGGTTACCTGGCCTCGTCATTCACGCCTTACGCCATCAAGTTCTTCGGCATCGAGCTGGCCAAAGCCGGCTGGCCGGACGAGGGCCTGAACGGCGCCTTCAAGCTGCTGCATTTTGCCGTTGTCTGGGGCGGCGGCGGGCTGATCGCGCTGCATGTCGCCGGTGCACTCAAGCATGCCTGGTTGCGTGACGGCACGCTGCAACGCATGTTGCCCGGTCGACTGTTCAAAAACTGA
- a CDS encoding beta-propeller fold lactonase family protein: MRLSALLLLACSSLALAGPLAYVPNEKSASVSVIDTTTDARLADIVVGQRPRGIAAGKEHLYLTDATTASLLIVDLASGKLLKSVPVGASPEGVSLSADGRRLAVAVEDDNAVVLLSAPQGKELARIKVAGKNPEHTVFSPDGRWLYVSAEEAEQVDVIDVAKQKQVGSIPVGKRPRGIGFLPDGSRAYVASELAGKVYVIDVARRSVLAEITAGQFPNGIAVDPLGKRVFVSNGRDPSVMAIDVASHAVLATIEVGKRPWNMAITPDGSKLYVANGRSGSVTVIDAVNLKKLADIEVGELPWGVAIQ; the protein is encoded by the coding sequence ATGCGCCTTTCTGCCCTCTTGTTGCTCGCCTGTTCCAGTCTCGCCCTGGCCGGACCGCTTGCCTATGTGCCGAACGAGAAGTCGGCCAGCGTCAGCGTCATCGATACGACGACTGATGCCCGCCTCGCCGACATCGTCGTCGGCCAGCGGCCGCGCGGCATTGCGGCCGGCAAGGAGCATCTTTACCTGACCGACGCGACAACGGCCAGTTTGCTGATTGTCGATCTGGCCAGCGGCAAGCTGCTCAAGAGCGTGCCGGTCGGTGCCTCGCCGGAAGGCGTCAGCCTGTCGGCGGATGGCCGGCGGCTGGCGGTCGCGGTCGAGGACGACAACGCCGTCGTGCTGCTTTCGGCACCGCAGGGCAAGGAACTGGCGCGCATCAAGGTGGCCGGCAAAAACCCCGAGCACACGGTGTTCAGCCCGGACGGGCGCTGGCTTTACGTCAGTGCCGAAGAGGCCGAGCAGGTCGATGTGATCGACGTTGCCAAGCAGAAGCAGGTGGGCAGCATTCCGGTCGGTAAACGGCCGCGCGGCATCGGTTTCCTGCCCGATGGCAGCCGCGCCTACGTGGCCAGCGAACTGGCCGGCAAGGTCTATGTGATCGATGTCGCCCGGCGTAGCGTGCTGGCTGAAATCACGGCCGGCCAGTTTCCCAACGGGATTGCGGTCGACCCGTTGGGCAAGCGCGTTTTCGTCTCGAACGGACGCGACCCGAGCGTGATGGCGATCGACGTTGCCAGCCATGCCGTGCTGGCCACGATCGAGGTCGGCAAACGCCCCTGGAACATGGCGATCACGCCGGATGGCAGCAAGCTCTACGTCGCCAACGGGCGTTCCGGCAGCGTCACCGTAATCGATGCGGTCAACCTGAAAAAACTGGCCGATATTGAAGTCGGCGAACTGCCCTGGGGAGTGGCCATTCAATGA